The following proteins are encoded in a genomic region of Diabrotica virgifera virgifera chromosome 1, PGI_DIABVI_V3a:
- the LOC126890649 gene encoding piggyBac transposable element-derived protein 4-like, with protein MADLNKAGPSGVKRRKTVKVRNEKNLSVEELMQFLYNSDSDEDYEDSDVDNFEIENVSEDSSGSDTEDDVLQNELNNTVANNPDVQITDNEWTETTSGMKQIPFTKRSGLLVDSPGDSAYDWFRLLFDDELLNMIVLQTNSYAVEVLSTSKGCDRSRISLWKELTISELLIFIGLTFHTGTIQLRSIQDYWKKNRLFSTCFSSYMSRDRYLLIMRCLHFAENVKENEPVPVDRLYKVRPLLDHFNNKMKTVYYPGKYLSLDESMILWKGKLVFKQYLPKKRHKYGVKLYMLTEADSTILDIHIYAGAGDATAGKSHAERVVLHLMRNFFDHGHSLHMDNYYNSYNLAKLLLDKNSFCTGTLRKDRKGCPKNVVDAKLKKGQTKSMYLNNVMVGKWRDKRDIIYISTEYKNEMVTVRNRRGDEKIKPLPIIQYNKYMGGVDLQDQMSSYYPPTRKTLRWYKKIGIHLFQLYLQNAHRLYNKYHGTEITKCHIISFDCQYLKSYYQKNVKEQQL; from the exons ATGGCTGATTTAAATAAAGCTGGACCTTCAGGCGTAAAAAGACGTAAGACCGTGAAAGtgagaaatgaaaaaaatctgAGTGTTGAGGAATTGATGCAGTTTTTATATAATTCAGACTCAGATGAAGATTATGAAGACTCTGATGTAGATAACT ttgaaattgaaaatgtttcgGAAGACTCTTCTGGAAGTGATACTGAGGATGATGTACTACAGAACGAGTTAAATAATACCGTTGCGAATAATCCTGACGTACAGATTACAGACAATGAATGGACCGAAACAACTAGCGGTATGAAACAAATTCCATTTACAAAAAGAAGTGGATTGTTAGTCGATAGTCCTGGTGATAGTGCGTACGATTGGTTTAGGCTGTTGTTTGACGATGAACTTTTAAATATGATTGTCTTACAAACTAACAGTTATGCAGTTGAAGTTCTTTCTACCAGCAAAGGATGTGACCGTTCAAGGATTTCCCTATGGAAGGAATTAACAATATCGGAATTGCTAATATTTATTGGATTAACCTTCCATACAGGAACAATCCAATTGCGTAGCATACAAGACTACTGGAAGAAAAATAGATTATTTTCGACTTGTTTTTCTTCATACATGAGTAGAGACCGCTATTTGCTTATAATGCGATGCCTTCATTTTGCCGaaaatgtaaaagaaaatgaaccaGTTCCAGTAGATCGACTATATAAGGTAAGACCCTTGCTAGATCATTTTAATAACAAAATGAAGACGGTATACTATCCAGGAAAGTATTTATCTCTAGACGAATCTATGATCTTGTGGAAAGGAAAACTGGTATTCAAGCAATATCTCCCTAAGAAACGACATAAGTATGGAGTAAAGCTTTATATGCTGACAGAAGCCGATTCAACAATTTTGGATATCCATATATATGCTGGTGCAGGTGATGCAACTGCTGGTAAGTCTCATGCAGAAAGAGTGGTGCTACACCTAATGCGTAATTTTTTCGACCATGGACATTCGCTTCATATGGACAACTATTACAATAGTTATAACTTGGCCAAATTACTACTGGATAAAAATAGTTTTTGTACAGGCACTCTGAGAAAAGATAGGAAAGGCTGTCCAAAAAACGTCGTAGACGCAAAGTTAAAAAAAGGCCAGACCAAAAGTATGTACCTCAACAACGTAATGGTTGGAAAATGGCGAGACAAAAGAGATATCATTTACATTTCAACTGAATATAAAAATGAGATGGTAACCGTAAGAAATAGACGAGGGGATGAGAAAATTAAACCACTGCCAATCAttcaatataataaatatatgggCGGAGTAGATCTTCAAGACCAAATGTCTTCTTATTATCCGCCGACACGCAAAACTTTACGTTGGTACAAAAAAATTGGCATACATCTGTTTCAGCTATATTTGCAAAATGCTCATAGATTGTATAATAAGTACCACGGCACGGAAATAACAAAATGTCATATTATAAGTTTCGATTGTCAATACTTGAAAAGTTATTACCAGAAAAATGTCAAGGAACAGCAGTTGTAA